The Aspergillus chevalieri M1 DNA, chromosome 5, nearly complete sequence genome includes a region encoding these proteins:
- a CDS encoding putative DEAD box helicase involved in nonsense mediated decay (COG:L;~EggNog:ENOG410PJFY;~InterPro:IPR041677,IPR027417,IPR041679;~PFAM:PF13245,PF13086,PF13087;~TransMembrane:1 (o785-809i);~go_function: GO:0004386 - helicase activity [Evidence IEA]), which translates to MESSEVEQLSSSFIPETHVRLMNLHMGNTIQVNPDIKNYCFQAREAESTEGEAWTMKPELPSSDEILGTDLLDEDEDCVELMPNCINGPWPSKNSYLRAHYELLREDAVAPLRDAVAYVRDDPQMKDSPAVSIYERVHIIGVTFSQRGLAFRVQFSTHRAGKNIVWEYSRRLISGTIIALSPANDCFRSECVVGVVAARPVERVKQQPPEVDIFFSRPEQADFDPHQEWIMVEAKTGYYESLRHTMMALQKMRKESFPLAEHICSLEPNIEPPEYIKEHPILDIRSGLTGFEEEGKVNVLEAWPESPAGDLDATQWAALEQVLTKKLSIVQGPPGTGKTFVSVVALRILLSNMKEGDPPIFIAAQTNHALDQLLNHISTFERNYIRLGARSSDLEIKKRTLFAVRQREPAATIQGSVFGSARKRYRNFTTTISELLQPFSQEDEFLPLPSSLFLKYETLTQEQYDSLEEGASGWIRPGTEDDNVDPMVAWIGEEGKKFQVKYTKESFGFSEDEVDLEYEQLKELEAEQGLEEDDYDGLRGQYTTIQDGFRGHDVGSISEAAALDYLKCLDMWKIPPKARGTVYNVLRKLTKEKILSEFRTLMALYNANCEELQIGKWERDHTILRNAKVIGMTATGLSKYRALLSSLNPRTVLIEEAAEAIEAPISVSCFNSLQQLILVGDHKQLRGHCSVQDLGGEPFYLDVSMFERLVQNEIKYVTLRRQRRMAPEIRRLLRPIYGELQDHPSVLERPEVPGMVGYRSFFFSHSWPENSDSLSSKFNEMEAQMVAGFFVHLVLSGVSPNNITVLTFYNGQRKRLLKLLRAHRGIQGRYIKVATVDSYQGEENDVVILSLVRSGGKKIGFLATENRVCVALSRAKRGFYIFGNAHALASANDLWFQVISIMGEGEGESRRIGSALPLKCSTHGRQMLISEPSDWEKRNGGCDWNCNGTLPCGHKCTLKCHRLATEIAAAAAMMEANLISEPAPEPGPQPTRESIVKPKVSEEERMRRRLISEYHAYANGGAQEHDTILAKASTKQRSKRTKARKVAIGDLLGEDTPEPVSYLKPDNKENVKPRENGIAEPESREPSSTPQWSLLD; encoded by the exons ATGGAGTCGTCAGAAGTCGAGCAGTTGTCCTCGTCGTTTATCCCAGAGACTCATGTGCGGCTGATGAACCTTCACATGGGGAATACTATCCAGGTCAACCCGGACATAAAGAACTACTGCTTTCAGGCTAGAGAGGCTGAATCTACTGAAGGCGAAGCCTGGACCATGAAGCCAGAGCTTCCATCCTCGGACGAGATCCTGGGGACCGACTTGCtagacgaggatgaggactGCGTCGAGCTCATGCCAAACTGCATCAATGGCCCTTGGCCATCCAAGAACTCTTATTTGAGGGCCCATTACGAGCTTCTACGAGAGGATGCTGTTGCTCCTTTGAGAGACGCCGTGGCTTATGTGAGAGATGACCCTCAAATGAAGGATTCCCCGGCGGTGTCCATCTACGAGAGG GTTCATATCATTGGGGTTACTTTTTCGCAAAGAGGCCTGGCTTTCCGCGTTCAATTCTCGACTCATCGTGCCGGCAAGAATATTGTCTGGGAATATTCAAGGCGCCTGATCTCCGGAACCATCATTGCTCTTTCTCCAGCAAATGACTGCTTTCGAAGTGAGTGCGTCGTTGGTGTCGTGGCTGCCAGGCCAGTAGAGAGAGTGAAGCAACAGCCACCCGAGGtcgatattttcttttctcggCCTGAACAAGCGGACTTCGACCCTCATCAGGAATGGATTATGGTGGAGGCAAAAACCGGCTACTACGAATCGCTGAGACATACTATGATGGCTCTCCAGAAGATGCGCAAGGAAAG CTTCCCTCTAGCAGAGCACATATGCTCCTTGGAACCAAACATCGAGCCCCCGGAGTACATCAAAGAGCATCCCATTCTCGACATACGTTCAGGACTCACGGGcttcgaggaagagggcAAAGTGAACGTCCTCGAGGCCTGGCCTGAGTCCCCAGCCGGCGATCTAGACGCAACACAGTGGGCAGCCCTTGAACAAGTCCTCACGAAGAAATTGTCGATTGTCCAAGGTCCTCCGGGAACTGGAAAGACGTTTGTATCAGTCGTCGCCCTGAGGATTTTGTTGTCAAACATGAAGGAAGGGGATCCGCCTATATTTATTGCAGCCCAGACAAATCATGCGTTGGACCAGCTTCTGAACCATATTTCAACTTTCGAGAGGAACTACATCCGCTTGGGAGCGCGAAGCAGTGATCTCGAAATAAAGAAGCGAACTCTCTTTGCTGTTAGGCAAAGGGAGCCAGCTGCTACCATCCAGGGAAGCGTTTTTGGATCGGCTAGGAAAAGATACCGGAATTTCACCACGACCATCTCCGAGCTTTTGCAACCTTTTAGTCAGGAGGATGAATTTTTACCACTACCATCATCATTATTCCTGAAGTATGAGACCTTGACTCAAGAACAATACGACTCACTTGAGGAAGGTGCCAGTGGGTGGATTCGTCCGGGAACAGAGGATGACAATGTCGACCCAATGGTTGCTTGgattggagaagaaggaaagaaattcCAGGTAAAGTATACGAAAGAAAGTTTTGGATTCTCTGAGGACGAAGTGGATCTCGAGTACGAGCAACTGAAAGAATTGGAGGCAGAGCAGGGGCTTGAGGAAGATGACTACGATGGCCTCAGAGGCCAGTACACGACCATTCAAGATGGGTTCCGTGGACATGACGTCGGATCTATCTCTGAAGCAGCGGCCCTAGACTATCTCAAATGCCTTGATATGTGGAAGATTCCGCCCAAAGCACGAGGCACTGTCTATAACGTTCTCCGAAAACTCACCAAAGAGAAGATCTTGTCAGAGTTTCGCACCCTTATGGCACTTTACAACGCAAATTGTGAAGAGTTGCAGATTGGAAAGTGGGAAAGAGACCATACAATTCTTCGCAACGCCAAAGTTATTGGGATGACAGCGACCGGTTTGAGCAAGTACCGGGCGCTTTTGTCGAGCTTGAACCCCAGAACTGTATTGATAGAGGAAGCCGCTGAAGCTATCGAAGCGCCAATTTCGGTTTCTTGTTTCAACTCCCTTCAGCAGCTGATTCTTGTTGGAGACCATAAGCAGTTGAGGGGACATTGCTCTGTTCAAGATCTCGGAGGGGAGCCTTTTTACCTTGATGTATCAATGTTTGAGCGGCTTGTTCAGAATGAAATAAAATACGTGACACTCAGACGACAGAGACGAATGGCACCAGAGATACGTCGCTTGCTGAGACCTATCTACGGCGAGTTGCAGGACCACCCATCAGTGCTGGAACGACCCGAAGTTCCCGGTATGGTGGGTTACAGGTCGTTCTTCTTCAGTCATAGCTGGCCGGAAAACAGCGATAGCCTGTCGTCGAAGTTCAACGAGATGGAGGCGCAGATGGTGGCAGGCTTCTTCGTCCACCTCGTACTCAGCGGTGTTTCGCCCAATAATATTACGGTACTGACGTTCTACAACGGCCAGAGGAAAAGACTGCTAAAACTATTAAGAGCTCACCGTGGCATCCAGGGCCGATACATTAAGGTTGCAACGGTTGATTCATACCAAGGTGAAGAGAATGATGTTGTGATTTTGTCTCTTGTGAGAAGTGGTGGAAAGAAAATCGGTTTTCTTGCGACAGAGAACAGAGTCTGTGTGGCCCTCTCGCGCGCGAAACGAGGATTCTACATCTTTGGAAACGCGCATGCGCTTGCATCTGCGAACGATCTTTGGTTTCAGGTGATTTCCATCATGGGTGAGGGTGAAGGCGAATCTCGTCGCATAGGATCCGCATTGCCCTTGAAATGCTCGACTCACGGCAGACAGATGCTCATATCAG AGCCATCTGACTGGGAAAAGAGAAATGGTGGATGTGATTGGAACTGTAACGGAACCCTTCCCTGCGGACACAAGTGTACCCTGAAATGCCACAG ACTGGCTACTGAAattgccgctgctgccgcgatGATGGAAGCAAACTTGATTTCCGAGCCTGCTCCTGAGCCTGGTCCTCAGCCAACTCGTGAATCTATCGTCAAACCGAAAGTATCGGAGGAGGAGCGTATGCGTCGGAGACTGATCAGCGAATATCACGCCTACGCCAATGGTGGAGCCCAGGAACATGATACAATTCTTGCGAAAGCATCTACAAAGCAACGGAGCAAGAGGACGAAGGCCCGCAAAGTCGCTATCGGGGATTTGCTTGGAGAGGACACACCTGAACCCGTGAGCTACTTGAAGCCTGACAACAAAGAGAATGTTAAGCCTCGCGAAAATGGTATTGCTGAGCCCGAGTCACGAGAACCAAGCTCAACGCCGCAATGGAGTCTTTTAGACTGA
- a CDS encoding uncharacterized protein (COG:S;~EggNog:ENOG410PQ0N;~InterPro:IPR036291), with amino-acid sequence MVTLPQVHLSNDTITASLPNLVAVFVGATSGIGEAALKEFVRKPTQPKCYLVGRSEQFANRIIEECKSFKKMSVWLAGADRLCEKIKSMEDTINILFLSAGAAIFDRSNTSEGLHALSALAFYTRLRITQLLLPLLECSTAPLG; translated from the exons ATGGTCACACTTCCACAGGTCCATTTGTCCAATGACACCATCACAGCGTCTCTACCCAATTTGGTTGCTGTCTTTGTCGGCGCAACCAGCGGCATTGGTGAAGCTGCCCTGAAGGAATTTGTCCGAAAACCAACGCAACCAAAATGTTATCTTGTTGGAAGATCAGAGCAATTTGCAAATCGCATCATTGAAGAGTGTAAATCATTCAAGAAGATGTCAGTCTGGTTAGCGGGGGCTGACAGGTTATGCGAAAAGATCAAGAGCATGGAAGATACCATCAACATTCTCTTCTTATCAGCCGGGGCTGCAATATTCGACCGTAGCA ACACATCTGAAGGTCTACACGCCCTCTCGGCACTTGCCTTCTATACACGTCTGCGCATCACCCAACTCCTGCTCCCCCTTCTCGAATGCTCTACAGCTCCTCTCGGGTGA
- a CDS encoding polysaccharide deacetylase family protein (CAZy:CE4;~COG:G;~EggNog:ENOG410PKEH;~InterPro:IPR011330,IPR002509,IPR037950;~PFAM:PF01522;~go_function: GO:0003824 - catalytic activity [Evidence IEA];~go_function: GO:0016810 - hydrolase activity, acting on carbon-nitrogen (but not peptide) bonds [Evidence IEA];~go_process: GO:0005975 - carbohydrate metabolic process [Evidence IEA]): MGKKRVLITYGVDVDAVAGWLGSYGGEDSTSDISRGVWAATVGTERLLKFFDKYSVKATWFIPGHSLESFPKEMAAVRDAGHEIGLHGYSHENPKDMTIEQQRDVLDKTYRMLTEFVGKPPRGSVAPWWETSKEGAQLLLDYGIEYDHSMSHEDCQPYYLRTGDTWTKIDYTKKAHEWMKPMVNGEETGLVEIPANWYIDDLPPMMFIKGSPNSHGFMNARDIEDIWRDHFDYFYREYDEFIFPITIHPDVSGRPHVVLMHERLIEHFKKHDGVEFVTMEQLSDDFKKRVAPAAGATMPAKPGAILEKS, from the exons TATCACATACGGCGTTGACGTCGATGCCGTTGCGGGATGGCTGGGTTCGTACGGTGGTGAAGACTCGACCAGTGATATTAGTCGCG GCGTCTGGGCGGCCACCGTGGGAACGGAGCGCCTGCTAAAGTTCTTCGACAAGTACAGCGTCAAAGCGACCTGGTTCATCCCCGGACACTCGCTAGAGTCCTTCCCTAAGGAAATGGCTGCTGTGCGCGATGCAGGACACGAGATTGGGCTACATGGATACTCCCACGAAAACCCCAAGGACATGACAATCGAGCAACAACGGGACGTCCTCGATAAGACATACAGGATGTTGACTGAATTTGTGGGCAAGCCACCTCGAGGAAGTGTTGCACCATG GTGGGAAACAAGCAAAGAAGGTGCCCAACTTCTCCTTGACTACGGCATCGAATACGACCACAGCATGTCCCACGAAGATTGCCAACCCTACTACCTGCGCACGGGCGACACGTGGACCAAAATCGACTACACCAAAAAGGCTCACGAGTGGATGAAGCCCATGGTCAATGGCGAGGAGACGGGTCTTGTGGAGATTCCAGCGAACTGGTACATTGATGATTTGCCGCCGATGATGTTCATCAAGGGCTCGCCGAATAGTCATGGGTTTATGAATGCGAGAGATATTGAGGATATTTGGAGGGATCACTTCGATTATTTCTACCGGGAGTATGATGAGTTTATATTCCCGATTACGATTCATCCGGATGTTAGTGGGAGGCCGCATGTGGTTTTGATGCATGAGAG ACTCATTGAGCACTTCAAGAAGCACGATGGCGTAGAGTTTGTCACCATGGAGCAGCTGTCGGATGATTTCAAGAAACGAGTTGCTCCCGCCGCGGGAGCGACTATGCCAGCGAAACCAGGCGCCATTCTGGAAAAGAGCTAG